ACTTTGTGGACAGTGAGTATCACTTGGAGAGAGTAGCACCACTCAGCTTTGAGCAGTTCCTTTCCCTACCCTCAGTTTCTCaacttctctcccactctcttctGGGGGTGCCATGTAGTCCCACAGAGTACCAAACCATACTTTAGTCTGGGGATGTAGTGGATGTTTCTAGATATGCTTTCtgatccgccccccccccccaaaaaaaaaccttaaaattcagctgggcatggtggtgcatgcctgtaatcccagcactcaggaggctgaggtaagaggatcactgtgagtttgaggccagcctggtgctacagagtgagttctagatcagcttgTACTAAAGAATACCCTGGAAAACAAGCAAAAGCTTAAAATTCACCAGGCAGAactgtgtggctcagtggtggaaaaTGCAATTATATATTCTGGTTTGGTTTCTTGGTCTAATAGTCTTTGTGGCAGGCTTTCCACTGTTTGGAGTTAGAGGTGCTAATTGAAGTATCTAGAAGCAGTTCAGCAAACTAATGGGgtcatgtttgggctggagatcTCCATGAATGTCTCCTGCCCCAGTAGCCAAGCCAGCCAGTGCCAGTGGACATAGCTGGATTTAGCTGGAGCAAGAGAGTTTTCATTTTAGAGGGAGGTTTCACcttgtagtacaggctgacctcacactcatggtCCTCCtcccttggtctcctgagtgctaggtttcaTACCTGCATCACACACTCTCCTGAAGCGAGGGATTTCTGAGTCTTCTGGGCCATGGCTGGGTGATAGGTTGCTTGGGTTTATTCCCAGTCTTCTGTGATTGCAGTGTGTATGCTGTTACCTCTCTAGGCCTTAGTTTCCTCAAATAAAATGGGTGTTTACATGCTGTAAGCACTACTTCTGTGGCTTTAGGGGATCTCCCATCCCACTGCTGAAATCCAGTGTGGAATCTGTGCCCAGTCCAGGGCCACACAAACATTCTGAGACACTCCTTTTTGTAAACTGTACTTTGTGCTTCCTGTCAATCCTGGGAGGATAGGATTGGGGTCCACCTGGAGGATGGGGCTACCAGGAGCCCATGCCAGCACTGACTCAAGgcccaggtccacctgggccagCTCTGGGCACCTGGCCATCTTCTAGTTTAGAACAAAGTTGGGAGACTTGGCCAGAAGATACCAGGCTGCCTTGGCAGAAATTAGATTGGGCAGTTATCTCTGACTTCTAACTGCTTCAAGGAGATGCTAATACtgagaaaattttgttttttcccttcTCCTAAAAGAAATTGGCCAGTTTCAGAAAATAGTTGGTGGTCTAATTGAGCTTGTTGACCAACTAGCGAAAGAAGCAGAAAACGAGAAGATGAAGGTAAGATCAGCGTGgcttgtctggggactggttctctaGCTTCTTACTTTTGGTCttcattttggggggagggtaggttcttttattttaaacaagaccttttttttttttttttttttttttttgaggggttaGCCCAGACGgatctggaactcagtctgtagttccaggctggctttgaaatcacaacgatcctcctaccttgatctcccaagtgctgggattaaaggtttataccaccacactcagatAAACAAGATTTCTAAATTTGGTTGATTGattgaagagaaaaagaagcagacagagagaatgggcgtctagctactgcatatgaactccagacacatgtgttaccgtgtgcatctggcttacatggctactggggaatcaaacctgagtccttaggtttcacatgcaggcgttttaaccactaagctatctctcaagctctaaacaagattaatttttttttttaaattttaatttgagaaagcaaGCAGCAGAATGAGttggggcacaccagagccttctgccactgcagatgaactccagtccTCCAATCCTGGGAGGATAGGATTGGGGTCCACCTGGAGGATGGGGCTACCAGGAGCCCATGCCAGCACTGACTCAAGGCCCAGGTCCCATGCCACTTCTGTGCATCTAGTTTGTTGttgtgtaattttttaaatatattttatttatttatttgagagagagaaaggcagagagggagagaatgggcatgccagggcctccagccactgcaaatgaactccagatgcatgagcccccttgtgaatctggcttatgtgggtcctggagaatcgaactggggtcctttggctttgcaggaaagtgccttaactggtaagccatctctccagccctgtgcatctagctttatgtgggtactggggaattaaacctggattttgaaactttgcaaggaagtgtctctagccactgagccatctcttcagccgccCTAATAACAAGTGCGGTCTAGTTACCCTGCAGCTTACCCACCAGTATACTTTGAGTTTTGCTGCAGCACCAACAGCTTTGATCCTTTTAGAAACGGAGAAATGAAGGCTTGCACGGGCTAGATGAGTTGGGAAGAGTGTAAGTCTCAGTGGCACCATCTCATGGGCCACTGCAACCTGCACACAGGCCCCATTCCTTGCGCAGTTCTCACCAGGCACGCAGGGCTCCTCCTGTTCCCCTCCCAAGTGCCCCTTCCCTACGTGGAGGGTTTAGTGCTCTAGATGGCTTTAGGAAGCCATGCGTTCTTTGGCAACACTGTTTCTTAGGCCATTGGTGCCCGGAACTTGCTCAAATCCATAGCGAAGCAGAGAGAAGCCCAACAGCAGCAACTGCAAGCGCTGATAGCAGAGAAGAAAATGCAGCTAGAAAGGTAAGCCGCGGAGGCAGTGCCTTACCTCCCTGCAGCCCCGCCTCCTTCTCAAGCacgtcttccttccttccctcaggtCTAGCACCCCATGCCATCCTGATATTGTGAAGTTTTAACATAAAATTTCATTTGATGGGAAGGAATAAACAGAAAATAGGTTGGCGTCAACTGGCCTCGTAGTCTAAGCACTAAGAGTGCAGGGAGCAAGGGCCCAAGGCTGGCTGCCCAGCCGAGAGGCtactttcttggggctggagatttCTTACATATGGCCCTGGATATTTCACTTTTTTGCTGTAACTTCATTTTGAACTCAGACCATTTCTTCATCATTTAAACCTCTGTATTACCTCTCTGGAAGAATTAAGTCTGTTTTACTTCAATTCGTCCTTTTCAGGGCTTCTAccaattttgtttttcaggtatcGGGTTGAATATGAAGCTTTGTGTAAAGTAGAAGCAGAACAAAATGAATTTATTGACCagtttatttttcagaaatgaactgaatattttattttttatagcagAAAGGCAAAAAAGCAGCCCCCAACACACACGCACTCAAAACCACCACCAAACCTCTGTATCATTCCAGTGACTTCACTAACAACTCAAGCACGTTGTCAGTGGTGGACGCAGCCATCAGGAGGCGGCAATCCCGAGCCTGGGGCGCTGGTACTAAATCAGTGCACGGCCACTGCAAGGCGGCCTCCACCTCACCTGTGCAACCTCAGTATGAACTAAACACTCTGTAAATTTTGAACCACTGCTTTGTAAATTCAAAGCTTTGGAAGGAAAAGCaataaatttacattttcaaaTGATACGATCTACTTTTTCTATCACCTTGAGGAATATTTAACTCCTGGTTGAGGACCTTAGATGTTCTAGTGCCCAGTCCACACAACAAATCAGACAGTGGTCAGCAGTCAGCAGCTACCTTTATTTGGATCAGACACAATACCAACTAATGCAGCACAGCTTGTGAACAAAATGGAATTGGCTGGGATGTATATTGTCTGGTTTTGTTTAAGGCTTGGCTTCCAGGACAGGTTTAGAGACTTAATGGAACACTGGACATTACTACAGAGACCCTAGGTGCACACAATATAGAAACACCTTCTACTTTAACCCATTTCTGACTTAGAGCAGGAaggctaagaaaaaaaattaagctaaaaCCTTTTGTAAGAAAACGTGATTCAAATTTTCATGACCATTAAAGAGGCATAACTTCTGACATTAAATGTCCTGAAACATCAAAGTTCATTTCATGAAGGGTTTAGTGAAATGTGTACATTCTGGGTCATGTGACTCAGGAACTTGTCAACCAGGTCATGTTATGTGGAAGCTCAGCCAGCTTCCAGTCTGCTCCTGAGATGGAGCTTGGACAACAGTAAGGTATTTGGCACCACTTTGCTATCATCTGGTCCACTCCTGTCCTAGCCTGCCCCTGCTGATTGGTCAGTTCATTGCAGTGCCCTTGAAAGGCGAGGGTGGCATGGCTTTTGTCTCAGTCTTGTTCTTACATATTGCTGGTGATGTTTCACGTGCTACTGAAGACATGGGTTCAGAGCTGCTTTTCTTACATTGGGTCCAAGGAAACTGCACTGAGACCATCTCCCCCACTGGACTAGGGGctgtttccttcattttttctttcttttctcctcataCTTGTAGTAGGGGTTCCGCAACATGAAAACTAGAAGAATGAGAGGGATGATGAAGTAGGGGGCGTAGATACAGATGAGGGTCAGTCGTTCCCGGAGCGTCTCGGGTCTTTGTCCTTTGAAAGCACTGGCTCTGGAGAAATCCTCAAGTAGAATCGTGTAGAGAATTGGGATTAAAGTTGTTATGGTGTGAACGGAGTAAATGATTGCAGGTGTGCGAATCCACCTGCAGCTTCCTGAAGTAAAAGAACAAAGGTGCAGGTAAGTGGTGTGCTTGTGACTCCAAGGCTGTCAGGGCcactctcccactctcccccctGCCTGTCCTTTCCTGTCCCTTCAGCTGAAGCACTGTGCTTAGACCTGGTGGAAACTCAGGACAAGGAAAACTGGATGTGTGAGTTTCAACATCTCCCTACCAAAGAACCAGGGGTGAGGGTTACATACAGCTTGAAAACTTGTACAGCAATAAAAACTGCACGACCAGTTTGATCTCAAATGCAGTGGGAAGGAATCTCCCTGCTCCAGCATTTATGAAATGATCCATATAGGTGAGAAGGTTTCAGTTAGAGCCAGTGACTGGTAGACTCTagtggaaaataaatattttcaggaGTATGACCTTAGTTTCCAAGGACAACAGCATGGCTACTTTTTCATAAAAGCACTAATTATATTTAAATGAGATGTTAAGCCCTTTGAGGATTACTTAGTGCTAAGGCAGAATCTTACTATCCAAAGCTGGAAAATAATGCCAGTgataggggagggaggagacaggtgGCCCCAGGTTTCATGTGCATGAAACAGGTTTCCAGATAACTGAGGCAACCATACAGCCAATGTCATAAGACATTAGTACCCTTGGCCACATTTCATGCTGGCTCTTCTACCAGGTCCTCCAAACTACAGGGGCTCTTACAAAAGACCTCCCAGTACCAACCTTTGAAGAAAGCATATGCTGCAATGGGAAAGAAAGGTAGCTGAAACACAAGCTCACAAAACACGAAGGACTTGAACCACACTGGGGGATCCTGCATCAGAGGGTCTTTGAACTCCTTTGAATACCAGTTCTTCAGGTCTGTAAACTAAAAAACGATAGGATCATGATAAATACCTGTGGGAGAACAAATCACCTCAAACtgcagggcttggtggcacactccagaggtaggatcgctgtgagtttgagcccaccctgagactacatagtgaattccaggtcatcctgggctagagtgagaccctacctcctagaGGTTGGCATGGTGGTAAAGGCTTGTaattagcactcaggaggtagataagagataagttcaaggtcatctttaccTACACAGAACAGTTTAAGACCAGACTGTAATACAtgagacctagtctcaaaaagaaacaagccTAGAGGTATCATTGGCCTAGTCTGTGTTAAATTTtttggtggcacacctttaatcccagcactctggaggcaagaggtaggactgtggtaaattcgaggccaccgtgagactacatagtgaatcccagggtcagcctggactagaatgagaccttaccttgaaagaccaaaaaaaaaaaagaaagaaagaaagaaaaaaaagaaaaaggaaaaaaaagctgggcacggtAGGGCAtgtttctaatcccagcacttgggaggcagaggtaggattgttgtgagtttgaggccaacctggggctacagagtgagttccaggttagcctgggctacagtaagaacctgccttgaaacaaaaaatattaaaagataaagcTGGTAGACATGGCACATACCTTCAacccccagcacttaggagatggaggcaggagctccatcttgagtttgaagctagcctaaactaccttatctcaaaaaacacagCACACAAACTAAAGACTGACTTAAGAAATAGAAGCCTTGTCATGAGAGAGCTTTCAGGCAGgtacattttatatttgtttgcagagaatgggcatgccagggcctccactcactgcaaaccaactccagatgcatgcccctacggaatattgaacccaggttgctaggctttgcaggcaagggccttaaccactgaagcttctctccagccccagaaatatttTGTTAGCTTATTTTCAGAAATGatctctaatttttattaatttgaaagacaactaggtagaggaagggagagaaagagaggatgcgcacaccagggcctccagccactgcaaatgactccagatgcatgcaccaccttgtgcatctggcttatgtgggtcctgggaaatggaacctgggtcctttagttttgcaggcaagcgccttaaccattaagccttctctccagtcctctaattccccccaccccaaggtaggctctcactctggcccaggctgacctggaatcaactatggagagtttttgaggtagggtatcagtcACTCGAGGGCAGACTGACCAGAAGCTcaactctgtagccccatgctagcttcaaactcatggaaatcctgcCTAAACCTCCTGGGAGCTGGGACTAAAAACATGGGCCATCTATTATGCCTGTTTTCCCTTTGATTTACTTTTGGGGGTTTTCAGACAgcatctcatgtagcctaggctgaccttgaattcactgtgtagctgagaccTGTCTTGAATGTCCTTATGATCAAGTCCTCAAAGTTGAaattataggtgtgcatcaccacacccatcttcac
This is a stretch of genomic DNA from Jaculus jaculus isolate mJacJac1 chromosome 9, mJacJac1.mat.Y.cur, whole genome shotgun sequence. It encodes these proteins:
- the Ift20 gene encoding intraflagellar transport protein 20 homolog, with the translated sequence MAKDILGEAGLHFDELNKLRVLDPEVTQQTIELKEECKDFVDKIGQFQKIVGGLIELVDQLAKEAENEKMKAIGARNLLKSIAKQREAQQQQLQALIAEKKMQLERYRVEYEALCKVEAEQNEFIDQFIFQK
- the Tmem97 gene encoding sigma intracellular receptor 2, with amino-acid sequence MGAVVTRRFLECLLGLYFLSHIPITLFVDLQAVLSPELYPVEFTDLKNWYSKEFKDPLMQDPPVWFKSFVFCELVFQLPFFPIAAYAFFKGSCRWIRTPAIIYSVHTITTLIPILYTILLEDFSRASAFKGQRPETLRERLTLICIYAPYFIIPLILLVFMLRNPYYKYEEKRKKK